From a single Drosophila sulfurigaster albostrigata strain 15112-1811.04 chromosome 3, ASM2355843v2, whole genome shotgun sequence genomic region:
- the LOC133841645 gene encoding putative uncharacterized protein DDB_G0271606 isoform X2 → MSFGRITKLNVHIANQTHITYANDATRLLTNNPSGFAFRSTGAASCSCVDDSLDQATRFLQRHFGKHGCIEKSSSLCALLYALGINYSQDEEQEQQVEQKVEEQQVEQEVEQQVEQQVKEHVETQVEHQAEQQADQQAAHQADQQAGQVDQSLEQQLETEQQHGEEANEEQPLLMELEALKSPQVQHTLQLELLPTVLPQWAITIEWHREQLQIFNCAWHLQNCNWRHVSSSEFQLPNCHCHKIKQMTEYINGLLKVSLPALNEQKEEEQKSKAEQQQSEECPLPDVNANIMSLNSLLQQLNELLEQQNEEQAV, encoded by the exons ATGTCTTTTGGACGCATCACAAAATTGAATGTTCACATTGCAAA CCAGACGCACATCACTTATGCCAATGACGCGACTCGCTTGCTCACCAACAATCCCTCGGGCTTTGCTTTTCGCAGTACGGGAGCAGCCAGCTGCAGTTGTGTGGATGACTCCTTGGATCAGGCAACGCGTTTCCTGCAGCGACACTTTGGCAAACATGGCTGCATTGAGAAGTCTTCATCACTGTGCGCATTATTATACGCATTGGGCATAAACTATAGCCAGGAtgaggagcaggagcagcaggtGGAGCAAAAAGTAGAGGAGCAGCAGGTGGAGCAAGAAGTAGAGCAGCAAGTAGAGCAGCAAGTGAAGGAGCACGTGGAGACCCAAGTAGAGCATCAAGCAGAGCAACAAGCAGATCAGCAAGCAGCGCATCAAGCAGATCAGCAAGCAGGGCAAGTAGATCAGTCATTAGAGCAGCAGTTGGAAACAGAGCAGCAACATGGCGAAGAGGCTAACGAAGAGCAACCGCTGCTGATGGAGTTAGAGGCGCTCAAGTCTCCGCAAGTGCAGCACACTTTGCAGCTCGAACTGTTGCCCACGGTGCTGCCACAGTGGGCCATTACAATCGAGTGGCATCGGGAGCAGTTGCAGATCTTTAATTGTGCCTGGCATCTGCAGAACTGCAACTGGCGCCATGTTTCCAGCAGCGAGTTTCAGTTGCCCAATTG CCACTGCCATAAGATCAAGCAGATGACGGAGTACATCAATGGACTGCTGAAAGTATCATTGCCAGCGCTGAATGagcagaaggaggaggagcagaaGTCGAAGGCGGAACAGCAACAATCTGAAGAATGTCCCCTGCCCGATGTTAATGCCAATATAATGAGCCTCAATTCGCTGCTGCAACAGCTCAACGAACTTCTCGAGCAGCAGAACGAGGAACAAGCGGTTTAG
- the LOC133841645 gene encoding putative uncharacterized protein DDB_G0271606 isoform X1 yields the protein MSFGRITKLNVHIAKCQTHITYANDATRLLTNNPSGFAFRSTGAASCSCVDDSLDQATRFLQRHFGKHGCIEKSSSLCALLYALGINYSQDEEQEQQVEQKVEEQQVEQEVEQQVEQQVKEHVETQVEHQAEQQADQQAAHQADQQAGQVDQSLEQQLETEQQHGEEANEEQPLLMELEALKSPQVQHTLQLELLPTVLPQWAITIEWHREQLQIFNCAWHLQNCNWRHVSSSEFQLPNCHCHKIKQMTEYINGLLKVSLPALNEQKEEEQKSKAEQQQSEECPLPDVNANIMSLNSLLQQLNELLEQQNEEQAV from the exons ATGTCTTTTGGACGCATCACAAAATTGAATGTTCACATTGCAAAGTG CCAGACGCACATCACTTATGCCAATGACGCGACTCGCTTGCTCACCAACAATCCCTCGGGCTTTGCTTTTCGCAGTACGGGAGCAGCCAGCTGCAGTTGTGTGGATGACTCCTTGGATCAGGCAACGCGTTTCCTGCAGCGACACTTTGGCAAACATGGCTGCATTGAGAAGTCTTCATCACTGTGCGCATTATTATACGCATTGGGCATAAACTATAGCCAGGAtgaggagcaggagcagcaggtGGAGCAAAAAGTAGAGGAGCAGCAGGTGGAGCAAGAAGTAGAGCAGCAAGTAGAGCAGCAAGTGAAGGAGCACGTGGAGACCCAAGTAGAGCATCAAGCAGAGCAACAAGCAGATCAGCAAGCAGCGCATCAAGCAGATCAGCAAGCAGGGCAAGTAGATCAGTCATTAGAGCAGCAGTTGGAAACAGAGCAGCAACATGGCGAAGAGGCTAACGAAGAGCAACCGCTGCTGATGGAGTTAGAGGCGCTCAAGTCTCCGCAAGTGCAGCACACTTTGCAGCTCGAACTGTTGCCCACGGTGCTGCCACAGTGGGCCATTACAATCGAGTGGCATCGGGAGCAGTTGCAGATCTTTAATTGTGCCTGGCATCTGCAGAACTGCAACTGGCGCCATGTTTCCAGCAGCGAGTTTCAGTTGCCCAATTG CCACTGCCATAAGATCAAGCAGATGACGGAGTACATCAATGGACTGCTGAAAGTATCATTGCCAGCGCTGAATGagcagaaggaggaggagcagaaGTCGAAGGCGGAACAGCAACAATCTGAAGAATGTCCCCTGCCCGATGTTAATGCCAATATAATGAGCCTCAATTCGCTGCTGCAACAGCTCAACGAACTTCTCGAGCAGCAGAACGAGGAACAAGCGGTTTAG
- the LOC133841639 gene encoding CAAX prenyl protease 1 homolog isoform X1 — protein MVFYDTWPKIDPQHLLWVLLAVLTIDHIWEMILAKRQQLVCLGAGVIPEELRAVIPPEVYHRARVYELHKMELFMWKHGIDLVISLAELFFGFYPFVWGLATQTLGSVTGDELWISLIFVLYLTIYITLRCLPVLLYDKCILELRYGTQTRMPCYMYICMGILSIILSQIILAPLTLAIVFVVRTIGYFFFLYFWAVWAICTLLLVFLLPYLCIPCIGRQVRLPEGPLYLDVKRVCDLTGFPMSRVFIIRTKSTQYSNAYFYGSCCLKRIVIFDTLLYNKGLQPNELQPHEVGRGLFNIQVAAVVAHELGHWKNGHFYKATLIMKLHFLITMILFGLLFHCPQLYEAVGFKPGLCPIIVGFIIVLRFALTPYLTLANFVMLWNLRRFEYAADRFAHYLGYSMPLRSALIKIYADHMSFPVYDRCYARWHHTHPTILQRLAYQQRLDIEAAYN, from the exons ATGGTTTTTTACGACACATGGCCAAAGATCGATCCGCAGCATCTTCTTTGGGTGCTGCTGGCTGTGCTCACCATTGATCACATCTGGGAAATGATACTGGCCAAGCGTCAG CAATTGGTCTGTCTGGGAGCTGGCGTTATACCCGAGGAGCTGCGTGCCGTCATTCCACCAGAAGTGTATCATCGTGCCCGTGTCTATGAGCTGCACAAGATGGAGCTGTTCATGTGGAAGCATGGCATCGATTTGGTCATTAGCCTTGCCGAACTCTTTTTCGGCTTCTATCCCTTCGTATGGGGTTTGGCCACACAAACACTTGGCTCCGTCACCGGCGATGAGCTGTGGATTAGCCTGATCTTCGTCCTCTATCTAACCATCTACATAACGCTGCGTTGCTTGCCCGTGCTGCTCTACGACAAGTGTATACTGGAGTTGCGGTATGGCACACAAACCCGCATGCCTTGCTACATGTACATCTGCATGGGCATCTTGTCCATAATCCTGTCACAAATCATCCTGGCTCCTCTCACCTTGGcaattgtgtttgttgtgcgcACCATTGgctattttttctttttgtatttctggGCAGTGTGGGCCATCTGCACCTTGCTGCTCGTCTTCCTGCTGCCCTATCTCTGCATTCCCTGCATTGGACGGCAGGTGCGTTTGCCCGAGGGACCTCTGTACCTGGATGTGAAGCGTGTCTGCGATCTCACTGGATTCCCGATGTCCCGGGTGTTCATCATACGCACCAAGTCGACGCAGTACAGCAATGCCTATTTTTATGGCAGCTGCTGTCTTAAGCGCATCGTGATCTTTGATACGCTGCTGTACAACAAGGGACTTCAGCCGAATGAGCTGCAGCCGCATGAGGTGGGACGAGGGCTGTTCAACATTCAGGTGGCCGCTGTGGTGGCCCATGAGCTGGGACACTGGAAGAATGGACATTTCTACAAGGCTACGCTGATAATGAAGTTGCATTTTCTGATCACTATGATCCTGTTTGGTCTGCTCTTCCATTGTCCTCAGCTATACGAGGCGGTCGGCTTCAAGCCCGGTCTCTGCCCCATCATTGTGGGCTTCATCATTGTACTGCGCTTTGCCCTCACGCCTTATCTGACACTGGCGAACTTTGTGATGCTGTGGAACTTACGACGCTTCGAATATGCTGCCGATCGGTTTGCCCATTATCTGGGCTACTCGATGCCATTGCGCTCGGCCTTGATTAAGATCTATGCGGATCACATGAGCTTCCCCGTCTATGACAGGTGTTATGCGCGCTGGCATCACACGCATCCGACGATTCTCCAGCGTTTGGCGTATCAACAGCGTTTGGACATCGAGGCGGCCTACAATTAA
- the LOC133841639 gene encoding CAAX prenyl protease 1 homolog isoform X2 gives MELFMWKHGIDLVISLAELFFGFYPFVWGLATQTLGSVTGDELWISLIFVLYLTIYITLRCLPVLLYDKCILELRYGTQTRMPCYMYICMGILSIILSQIILAPLTLAIVFVVRTIGYFFFLYFWAVWAICTLLLVFLLPYLCIPCIGRQVRLPEGPLYLDVKRVCDLTGFPMSRVFIIRTKSTQYSNAYFYGSCCLKRIVIFDTLLYNKGLQPNELQPHEVGRGLFNIQVAAVVAHELGHWKNGHFYKATLIMKLHFLITMILFGLLFHCPQLYEAVGFKPGLCPIIVGFIIVLRFALTPYLTLANFVMLWNLRRFEYAADRFAHYLGYSMPLRSALIKIYADHMSFPVYDRCYARWHHTHPTILQRLAYQQRLDIEAAYN, from the coding sequence ATGGAGCTGTTCATGTGGAAGCATGGCATCGATTTGGTCATTAGCCTTGCCGAACTCTTTTTCGGCTTCTATCCCTTCGTATGGGGTTTGGCCACACAAACACTTGGCTCCGTCACCGGCGATGAGCTGTGGATTAGCCTGATCTTCGTCCTCTATCTAACCATCTACATAACGCTGCGTTGCTTGCCCGTGCTGCTCTACGACAAGTGTATACTGGAGTTGCGGTATGGCACACAAACCCGCATGCCTTGCTACATGTACATCTGCATGGGCATCTTGTCCATAATCCTGTCACAAATCATCCTGGCTCCTCTCACCTTGGcaattgtgtttgttgtgcgcACCATTGgctattttttctttttgtatttctggGCAGTGTGGGCCATCTGCACCTTGCTGCTCGTCTTCCTGCTGCCCTATCTCTGCATTCCCTGCATTGGACGGCAGGTGCGTTTGCCCGAGGGACCTCTGTACCTGGATGTGAAGCGTGTCTGCGATCTCACTGGATTCCCGATGTCCCGGGTGTTCATCATACGCACCAAGTCGACGCAGTACAGCAATGCCTATTTTTATGGCAGCTGCTGTCTTAAGCGCATCGTGATCTTTGATACGCTGCTGTACAACAAGGGACTTCAGCCGAATGAGCTGCAGCCGCATGAGGTGGGACGAGGGCTGTTCAACATTCAGGTGGCCGCTGTGGTGGCCCATGAGCTGGGACACTGGAAGAATGGACATTTCTACAAGGCTACGCTGATAATGAAGTTGCATTTTCTGATCACTATGATCCTGTTTGGTCTGCTCTTCCATTGTCCTCAGCTATACGAGGCGGTCGGCTTCAAGCCCGGTCTCTGCCCCATCATTGTGGGCTTCATCATTGTACTGCGCTTTGCCCTCACGCCTTATCTGACACTGGCGAACTTTGTGATGCTGTGGAACTTACGACGCTTCGAATATGCTGCCGATCGGTTTGCCCATTATCTGGGCTACTCGATGCCATTGCGCTCGGCCTTGATTAAGATCTATGCGGATCACATGAGCTTCCCCGTCTATGACAGGTGTTATGCGCGCTGGCATCACACGCATCCGACGATTCTCCAGCGTTTGGCGTATCAACAGCGTTTGGACATCGAGGCGGCCTACAATTAA
- the LOC133841642 gene encoding CAAX prenyl protease 1 homolog — protein sequence MIKSFWNDPVIILYILIGVLVIDKLWSIYLIMREIVVVYHVHEVPEVLRPYLSGDLFNAMRTYKLHKSWFTIVNMLWMVVICGCLELYFGFYAYVWELANMIAWLRWMKHEVVVSIIFACIFNLYLLIKSVPGLLYEKYCIVSLVKKQPVIWYFRILNLLLDAILSFLIFSVVVVTIVFLGLALGNFAFLALFVLALLATSIIILLLPYLIDPVLGKRVPLENQALKLELEQLTARVGFPMRQVHIIRVRDPTTGSNAFFYGSCCLKRIVIFDTLLLNRGFRSGFELPPEDVGKGLRDSQVVAVVAHELGHWKHGHFYKGLAMFTTQLLLTLLLFGLCFPHGPIYEAVGFESGLQPIIVGYLIIFGYVLLPYFTLSNVCMLTVTRHFEYEADRFAFRLGYAAALRQALLKLYADNLSFPITDDCYSIWHHTHPPMLRRLAQLEWLERNHRL from the exons ATGATCAAATCTTTTTGGAATGATCCCGTCATAATACTCTATATATTAATTGGCGTACTGGTTATAGATAAACTCTGGTCGATCTATCTCATAATGCGCGAG ATTGTAGTCGTCTATCACGTCCATGAGGTGCCGGAGGTGCTGCGTCCATATTTGTCGGGAGATCTCTTTAATGCAATGCGCACCTACAAGCTGCACAAGAGTTGGTTCACCATAGTGAATATGCTCTGGATGGTCGTCATCTGCGGCTGCCTCGAGCTGTACTTCGGTTTCTATGCGTACGTCTGGGAGTTGGCCAACATGATAGCATGGCTGCGTTGGATGAAGCACGAGGTTGTCGTCTCCATCATCTTTGCGTGTATTTTCAACCTTTACTTGTTGATCAAATCTGTGCCGGGATTGCTCTACGAGAAGTACTGCATCGTCAGTCTGGTCAAAAAGCAACCAGTGATTTGGTATTTCCGCATCTTAAATCTTTTACTGGACGCGATCCTCTCGTTTCTCATATTCTCCGTCGTCGTGGTGACTATTGTCTTCTTGGGCCTCGCTTTGGGTAACTTTGCTTTTCTGGCCCTTTTTGTTTTGGCGCTCCTGGCGACGTCGATCATcatcctgctgctgccttATTTGATCGATCCCGTTCTGGGAAAACGTGTGCCGCTCGAGAACCAAGCATTGAAGTTAGAGCTGGAGCAACTCACTGCCAGAGTTGGTTTTCCCATGAGACAGGTGCATATAATTAGGGTACGGGATCCGACCACGGGTAGCAACGCGTTCTTCTacggcagctgctgcctcaAACGGATTGTCATCTTCGATACGCTGCTATTGAATCGCGGATTCCGCAGTGGCTTTGAACTGCCGCCCGAGGATGTTGGCAAAGGACTCCGGGATAGCCAAGTGGTGGCCGTGGTTGCTCACGAGCTGGGCCACTGGAAGCACGGACATTTCTACAAGGGACTCGCTATGTTCACCACACAActgctgctgacgctgctgctcTTTGGCTTGTGCTTTCCACATGGTCCCATCTATGAGGCCGTAGGATTTGAGTCTGGTCTGCAGCCGATAATTGTGGGCTACCTGATCATCTTTGGATATGTGCTGCTGCCGTATTTCACGCTCTccaatgtgtgtatgttgacGGTGACGCGGCACTTTGAGTACGAGGCAGATCGGTTTGCCTTTCGGCTTGGCTACGCTGCAGCCCTGAGGCAGGCGCTGCTCAAGTTGTATGCGGATAATCTATCGTTTCCCATTACGGACGATTGTTACTCGATATGGCATCATACACATCCCCCAATGCTGCGACGATTGGCCCAACTCGAGTGGTTGGAGCGGAACCACAGACTGTGA
- the LOC133841640 gene encoding CAAX prenyl protease 1 homolog, whose amino-acid sequence MTSVNADTVLYSILALVIIENALEIYISLRQVKVYRNARKVPEELTSHMGEATFDKARKYGLDNENFGIFKALLMDVLLLCLELYLGLIAIIWQVSVDVVNRLQWDASNEILVSCVFVLISNLMSTCKSLPFKIYKIFVLEELHGFNKQTAGFFAWDQVKGFLVTQVVMVPITAAIIFIVQRGGDNFFIWLWVFTGVISLVLLTIYPIFIAPLFDKYTPLEDGPLRKSIEDLAASLKFPLTKLYVVEGSKRSSHSNAYFYGLWNSKRIVLFDTLLLNKGKADDTDLTDDEKGKGCTNEEVLAVLGHELGHWKLGHVTKNIVIMEVHLLLMFLVFGYLFKYAPFYEALGFQPGTRPILVGLLIVFTYVMAPYNAIINFAMTILSRRFEYQADEFAHSLGFEEQLGRALIKLNLDNLGFPVYDWLYSTWNHSHPTLLQRLARLKELGKAKKQQ is encoded by the exons atgaCTTCGGTAAATGCAGATACTGTGCTTTACAGTATTTTGGCTTTGGTCATTATCGAGAATGCACTGGAAATTTATATATCGCTGCGTCAG GTGAAAGTATATAGAAATGCGCGAAAAGTGCCTGAAGAGCTGACGTCGCATATGGGCGAGGCGACATTTGATAAGGCACGCAAATATGGTCTGGACAATGAGaactttggcatatttaagGCACTGTTGATGGATGTTTTGCTGTTATGCCTAGAACTCTATTTGGGATTGATCGCAATCATTTGGCAGGTCTCAGTGGATGTGGTCAATCGTCTGCAATGGGACGCCAGCAATGAGATTCTTGTGAGCTGTGTGTTCGTGCTCATCTCGAACTTGATGTCCACGTGCAAGTCGTTGCCCTTTAAGATCTACAAGATCTTTGTGCTGGAGGAGCTGCATGGTTTCAATAAGCAAACAGCCGGCTTCTTTGCCTGGGATCAGGTGAAGGGCTTCCTAGTCACCCAAGTGGTTATGGTGCCCATCACTGCGGCCATTATATTCATCGTTCAGCGTGGCGGCGACAACTTCTTTATCTGGCTCTGGGTATTCACTGGCGTCATCTCACTGGTGCTACTCACCATTTATCCCATATTCATTGCTCCATTGTTCGACAAGTACACACCGCTGGAGGATGGACCACTGCGCAAATCTATTGAGGATTTGGCAGCCTCGTTAAAATTCCCTCTGACCAAACTATATGTGGTTGAGGGCTCAAAGCGTTCCTCGCATAGCAATGCCTATTTCTATGGACTGTGGAACTCGAAGCGTATTGTGCTCTTCGATACACTGCTGCTCAACAAGGGCAAGGCTGATGATACTGATTTGACGGACGATGAGAAAGGCAAGGGATGCACAAACGAGGAAGTGCTTGCCGTACTTGGCCACGAGCTGGGCCATTGGAAGTTGGGTCACGTTACCAAGAACATTGTCATTATGGAGGTGCATTTACTGCTCATGTTCCTGGTCTTTGGATACCTGTTTAAATATGCGCCCTTCTACGAAGCCTTGGGCTTCCAGCCGGGTACGCGACCCATTCTGGTGGGTCTACTGATTGTCTTCACCTATGTGATGGCACCGTACAATGCAATCATTAACTTTGCCATGACCATTCTGTCGCGTCGCTTCGAGTATCAGGCCGACGAGTTTGCTCACTCGCTGGGCTTCGAGGAGCAGCTGGGACGCGctctaattaaattgaatttggaCAACTTAGGCTTTCCAGTCTATGATTGGTTATATTCCACATGGAATCACTCGCATCCGACGTTGCTGCAACGCTTGGCCCGCCTCAAGGAGTTGGGCAAGGCCAAGAAGCAgcagtaa
- the LOC133841638 gene encoding probable phenylalanine--tRNA ligase, mitochondrial, whose protein sequence is MKMLLTLRTVHSARLCSRRLLASSAAEEASKIVTPNNQSQLEINGGTYATDSWTNVTPKILTHLGMNKHLQQDHPLSIIRQRIVNYFYAAYRNQRGNPLFSVYDKLNPVVTVQQNFDNLLIPSDHVSRQKSDCYYINEQHLLRAHTTAHQVELISGGLDNFLVVGEVYRRDEIDSTHYPVFHQADAVRLVTKDKLFERNPGLELFEETWTGSIANPKRILPSSKFMDQTKQPCHTLEAVKLMEHEMKHVLVGLTKDLFGPRIKYRWVDTYFPFTQPSWELEIYFKDNWLEVLGCGIMRHEILQHAGVHQSIGYAFGLGLERLAMILFDIPDIRLFWSNDSGFLSQFSEQDLQKLTKYKPISHYPQCTNDLSFWLPPDVEVNEGFSPNDFYDLVRSVAGDVVEQISLVDKFKHPKTGKSSVCFRIVYRHMERTMTQAEVNEIHKNIADASVEQFNVQIR, encoded by the exons atgaaaatgttattaacaCTGCGCACAGTGCATAGTGCAAGGCTCTGTTCGCGACGCTTGTTGGCCAGCAGCGCTGCCGAGGAGGCCAGTAAAATAGTGACACCAAACAACCAATCACAATTGGAAATCAATGGAGGCACGTACGCCACTGACAGCTGGACGAATGTAACGCCCAAAATATTGACGCATCTGGGAATGAATAAGCATCTGCAACAAGATCATCCACTGTCGATTATACGCCAGCGTATTGTTAACTATTTCTATGCCGCGTATCGCAATCAGCGTGGAAATCCACTCTTCTCAGTATACGACAAATTGAATCCCGTTGTGACAGTGCAACAGAATTTCGACAACTTACTGATACCCAGTGATCATGTGAGTCGACAGAAATCGGATTGTTATTACATCAATGAGCAGCATTTGTTGCGTGCCCACACCACAGCCCATCAAGTGGAGCTAATCTCGGGTGGATTGGATAATTTTCTGGTGGTTGGAGAAGTGTATCGACGCGATGAGATCGATAGCACGCATTATCCAGTGTTCCATCAGGCCGATGCAGTGCGTCTGGTTACCAAAGATAAGCTCTTTGAGCGTAATCCCGGCCTGGAGCTGTTCGAGGAGACGTGGACTGGTTCGATAGCCAATCCAAAGCGGATTTTGCCCTCCTCCAAGTTCATGGATCAAACCAAACAGCCGTGTCATACATTGGAAGCCGTCAAATTGATGGAGCATGAGATGAAGCATGTGCTTGTGGGTCTTACCAAGGATCTGTTTGGGCCACGCATCAAATACCGTTGGGTGGACACGTATTTCCCATTTACTCAGCCCTCGTGGGAGTTGGAGATTTACTTTAAGGACAACTGGCTAGAAGTGCTCGGCTGCGGTATTATGCGTCACGAGATTTTACAACACGCGGGTGTGCATCAGTCCATTGGCTATGCCTTCGGGTTGGGTTTGGAGCGCTTAGCCATGATTTTGTTTGATATACCTGACATTCGATTGTTTTGGTCCAACGACAGTGGATTCTTGTCGCAGTTCAGTGAGCAGGATCTGCAGAAACTAACAAAGTACAAACCTATTTCGCACTATCCACAATGCACAAATGACTTGTCCTTTTGGCTGCCACCTGATGTGGAGGTTAATGAAGGTTTCTCTCCCAACGACTTTTATGACTTGGTTCGTTCGGTTGCGGGGGATGTCGTGGAACAG ATAAGTTTAGTGGACAAATTTAAACATCCGAAAACGGGCAAATCCAGCGTTTGCTTCCGTATCGTTTATCGCCATATGGAACGCACAATGACGCAAGCAGAGgttaatgaaatacataaaaatattgctGATGCCAGTGTGGAACAGTTTAATGTGCAAATACGTTAA